A stretch of Lutra lutra chromosome 9, mLutLut1.2, whole genome shotgun sequence DNA encodes these proteins:
- the LOC125110002 gene encoding myocardin-related transcription factor A-like — MLSSSAILDHPPSPMDTSELHFAPEPSSVGLDLADGHLDSMDWLELSSGGPVLSLAPLSTTAPSLFSTDFLDGHDLQLHWDSCL; from the coding sequence ATGCTGAGCAGCTCTGCCATCCTGGACCACCCCCCCTCACCCATGGACACCTCGGAATTGCACTTTGCCCCTGAGCCCAGCAGCGTGGGCCTGGACCTGGCCGACGGCCACCTGGACAGCATGGACTGGCTGGAGCTGTCGTCGGGCGGCCCCGTGCTCAGCCTGGCCCCGCTGAGCACCACTGCGCCCAGCCTCTTCTCCACGGACTTCCTCGACGGCCACGACTTGCAACTCCACTGGGATTCCTGCTTGTAG